GGCGCACCCGGTCCACCTTCCACGGCGGCATGCCCAACTCGCGCGCCAGGTCGGCGGGCCGCATATTGCGGCCGGCCGAGGCGAGCCGGCCGATGCTGCGGACACCGGAGGCGAGGGCATAGGTAATGCCGGTCGGCGGCTGGCCGACCGCCAGCGCCCAGCGCAGCCGTTCCAGCGCCTCGGCGGCCCGGCCGGTCACCGCAAGGTCGGCCACCTCGAAGCCGGTCGCCTCGGCGCGACCGCTGTAGTACTTGGCGACCGCCGCCTCGTCGATCGGGCCTTCGATGTCGGCGGTCAACTGGCTGCACGCGGCCGACAGTTCCCGCAGATCGCTGCCCAGCGAGTCCAGTAGCGCCTGGCAGGCCTCGGGGTTGGCGGCCCTCCCCAGGGTGCGGAACTCGTTGCGGATGAAGGCCAGTTTCTCGCTCGCCTTGGTGAGCTTCGCGCAGGCGACCTCCCGGGCGCCCGCCTTCTTCGCCGCGTCCAGCAGCCCCTTGCCCTTGGCACCGCCCGCGTGCACCAGCACCATGATCACTTCTTCGGCGGGCGACTCCAGGTAGGCCTTGACCTCCTTGACCGAGTCCACCGAGAGGTCCTGCGCGGCCCGGACCACGATGACCTTCCGCTCCGCGAAGAGCGAGGGTGTGGTGAGCTCCGCCAACTGCCCGGGCTGCAGCGCCCCCTGCGCGAGGTCCCGGACGTCCGTGTCCGGGTCCGCCGCCCGGGCCGCCGCCACCACCTCGGCAACCGCGCGGTCCAGCAGCAGCTCCTCCTGGCCGACCGCAACGGTCAGCGGGGCGAGCAGGTCGTCGGGTGCACTCTTCCTGGCCATCGCCTACCAGGATCGCACGCCATACGGACAGCCCTCCGCGCCACGTCCTCTTCCCGTACCGCACCGGGTGCCTCCCTTCCCTGCCTCCTGGCACCTCCGCACGCCGCCCGCCGGGGAAGCGGGGCCGGTGCCGTACCGGCTGCGGGGCCGAGGACAATAACGACGTGATCGAGAACAATGACCGTCAGTTGCTCGTCCTCCCCGACCGCGATGCGGCGGAGGAGGTCGCTGAGGAGTTGAGCGCGCGCTGGCCCGAACTGGGCGACGTCGAGGTGGTCCGGGATTCCCTCGCCGGGGAGGACGACGCCGAGGACGCCCAGTGGCTGGTGGTGGTGGAGGCCCCCGAGGAGGACGGCTGGACCACCCGCCTGCTGAGCGAACTCGACCAGCTCGTCGCCGAACAGGACGGGTGGCGGGAGCAGGGCTGACGTCCCGCCCCGTTCGCCACTCCCCTCGTCACCGCCTGGCCCCGCCCGAGCGAGGTACACCACCCGCTCGGGCGGGCGCTTCGGCTCCGGACCGTCCCCCGGCCCGGCCCCGCCTCGGGCCGGGCCCAACCCCGGGTCGGGACCGCTCAACCGTGAACCGGGTGCGGGTGCGTCGCCACGGCCAGGTCCCTCGAGTCGCCCAGAACCGCGATGTCCCCGGAACTGTCGGTCCGGACCACCGTCGCCCCCAGCGCCTTCAGTCCCGCCACGGTCTGGGACGCCGGATGCCCGTACGGGTTACCCACGCCGCAGGAGATCAGGGCCAACCGCGGACGGAGCGCGGCCATCAACGACCAGTCCTGGTTCGCCGACCCGTGGTGCGCCACCTTCAGGACATCCACCCGTCCCACCCCGGGCGGCCCCGGACCGCTTCGAATCGTGCCCAGGCCGGCACCCGCACCCCCTCCCGCAGGGACTTCACCTTCAATCACCGTACTTTCCAGTGGATTTGACGCTCCACCTCCTGGTTCGAGCAGCGAAGACGAAGACTTGGCCATCGGCGAGAGTGGCGGCACGCCGAGTGCCAGCAGGGCGGACTGGGCCGGAGGTTCCAGGTCTCCGAGCAGGGCGACCCGCAACGGGGCCGTGGGCGGGCCGAGCACGGCGAGGATCGCGATGCTGGAGTTGTTCGGCCCCTCGGCGTCGGACGCCGGGGGCGAGGTGGGCCACAGGACCTCCCAGGTGAGTTCGGCCCCGGCACTGCGCCGTTCGCCGCGCCGCGCGTGCACCACCGGGATGCCGCCGCCCGCCGCCCAGCGGAGCACCCGGGAGCGTTCGCCGTCCGACTCGTCCGAGGTGGTCACCTCGATCGCCCCGACCGACCGGCCGCGCAGTACGCCGGGGATGCCTTCCGCATGGTCGGCGTGGAAGTGGGTGAGGAGCAGGAGGGGAATCCTGGTCACCCCGAGGCCCCGTAGGCAGGCGTCGGCCGTTTTGGGGTCGGGTCCGGCGTCCACCACCACGGCAGTGCCCGGCCCGACGGGCAGGACCGTCATGTCGCCCTGCCCGATGTCGCACATCGCCAGCCGCCAGCCCGACGCGGGCCACCCGGTCGCCAACCGGACGACGGAGGGCGGGCGCAGCAGCACCAGCGGCAGCAACAGGGCGACCACGAGCGCCACCAACACCCTCGTCCGCCGATGTCGGCTCTGGCGGCCGGCCAGCAGTGGTGGCACCGCCCAGGCCAGCGACACGATCACCACCACCAGCAGGGCCGCACCGAACGTCCCGGCGGGCCAGGCAAGTTCGGCCCCCGGAAGTTCCGCCCCGCGCCTCGCGACAGCGGCCAACCAGCCGACCGGCAGTGCCGCGAGGTCCGTCAGGAACTCCGCGGTTCCCTTGGAGAAGGGTGCGACCGTGAGCGCGCCGAATCCGAGCAGGGTGGCCGGGGCGACCGCGATCTCGGCCAGCAGGTTGCACGGCACCCCGACCAGGCTGACCCGGGGCGCGAGCAACACGGTGACCGGCGAGCAGAACGCCTGCGCCGCCGCGGTGGCACCGACCGCCGCCGCCAGGTGGTGCGGCCAGCGGCGCGCCCGGAGCGCCGCCGTCCACCGCGGGCCGAGCACCAACAGTCCGGCCGTGGCCAGCACGGAGAGCAGGAACCCGTACGAGCGGGCCAGGTACGGGTCCACCAGGATCAGGATCAGTACCGCGCCGGCCAGCGCGGGGACGCCTCTCCGCGGTCGGCCGGTGGCCAGCGCGAGCAGACCGATCAGCCCGGTGGCCCCGGCTCTGAGCACGCTCGGGTCGGGCCGGCAGACGGTGACGAACGCCAGCGTCAGCGCGGTTCCGAGCAGCGCCGTGGTGCGGAACGAGAGGCCCAGCAGCCCGGCCAGGCCACCGCGTCCTGGGGCGTCGGGTTCACTGGGCGTGCCACCGACCAGGACGGCCAGGACGATCGCCAGGTTGGCGCCGCTCACCGCGACCAGGTGACCCAGGTCGGTGGCCCGGAACGCGTCCGCCAGATCGTCGGGCAGCCGCGACACGTCACCCACCACCAGTCCGGGGAGCAGCCCGCGCGTGTCCGGCGGAAGGTGGTCGCAGGCGTCCCGAAGTCCTTTGCGGAGGTGGGCCGCGAGGCGCTGCGGGAGGTTCGGCGGAGCGATGACACGCGGCTGCCCCTGAGGGACGAGCAGCGCCGCGCTGTCGCTCCGGGACCTCCCTCCCGCCGCACCGGCCGTCGGTGGCCGCTCCGGCAGCACCTCCGCCCGCAGTTCCAGTTCGGTGGATGGGGTCAACTGCCTCCAGGGGTAGTCGTCTTGGGAGCGGACCAGCAGAGTGACAGGTGTGCGGGTCGCGATGGGCGGCGGCGGAGAGCCGCCGCGGGGGCGCGGAGCGGCACGGACTCGGGTGACGAGTGCGGAGATGGTGAGCGTCGGTCTGGACAGGGAGCTGCCCTGGGTGTGCGAGCCGTGCTGTTTCGGATCGCCCGTGACGGTCAGCTCGACGGTGATCTCGGGATGGGCAGGTTTCTCGTCCACGGGCTGCTCCGCAGCGCCCTGCCCGTCACCGTTGACCCGCTGCCCGACCGCAGCGGGCGGTGCGGCGGGACGGGCCAGTGCGGGCAGTGGGCCGCGGTGCAGGTCTGCGGTGTGCAGGACGGTGGTGGTGGCCGCTGCGGCGGCGGTCAGCAGGACCGCCGCGGTCAGACGGTGAATCGATCGACGAGGTCCTTTCGTGGCGAGCAGGACGAGGGAGGCCGGCGCAGCCACCAGGGCGGCCAGCAGCAGCAAAGGGTGTCGGTCCGAATCCAGAGCGGGGACAGCGGCGGTCACTGCCCATGCGGTGCAAGCCGGGAGGAGCAGTCGGTAGTCGGTCCGGTGGTGAACGAGAGGCGGCGCGGCCGGCATCGAAGCTCCTCCTTTCGGCGGGGCAGCGGGCGGCGGTGAACGGCGGGTGGTCCACAAGGCAGCGGTGGTTTCTTCCCGTGCACGACCTCCTTGGCGGGAAAGCTGGTTGATGCTCTCGATTCGTCTGGGAGCTTGGGTAGGCGCAGGCTCGGGCCAATGCGGCGGTTGGCCAACAAGCCTTCTGTAAAGCCGACTTGGCGACTGTTTCGGTAAAGCCGTGCGGACTCACCGGTTTTCGGGGCTGTACTCGGCGTGAGGTCTGCTCACCTCACGCCGAGCAGCGAGAGCTGAGCAGGGGCAGCCTCCCGACAGCGATGCAGCAGCGTTTGTCGCGGTGGCCTCACCACAGGGGGTGGGCCCGGTCAGAGCTCGGGCGGAGCGGTCAGAGCCGTCCGACCGCAGGGGCGAAGTACGTGGTCGAACAGAGCGGCGAAGGTGGTAATTCGAGTCTCACCCCCTGTCTCCTGGTCGGCAGGCGGCGGGGTCCCCGGCCAGGACCCGCAGTGGCAGTACAAGACGTGGCGTGCAGCAGGAGCGAGCTGAGACCTCCTCGTACGTTCTCAGGCCGGACGATGGCCCGGCCGAACCTGGCGGGAGCGACCGGTCAGAGGGTCAGGAGCGGTTTGAGGTCTTCGTACTTCCGCGGGCCGATGCCGGGGACTTGGCGGAGTTGGTCGACGGATTGGAAGGGACCGTGGGCGAGGCGGTACTGGAGGATGCGTTGGGCCAGTGCGGGCCCCACGCCGGGGAGTGTGTCGAGTTGGTCCGCGCCGGCGCGGTTGAGGCTCACGGGGCCTGCTGGGGCTTCGCCCGTGGCCGCGCTACCGGGGAGGGGGTCGGTGCCTACGAGGATCTGCTCTCCATCGGTCAGTGGGCGGGCGAGGTTGAGGAGGCTGGTGTCGGTGTCGGGGAGCGGGCCGCCGGCGGCGGCCAGGGCATCGGCGACCCTTGAACCCGCGGGGAGGGTTCGCAGGCCGGGGTGTTGGACTTTCCCGGCGATGTCGATGACGAGGGGCGGTCCGGTCGGCTGGAGTACTGCCGCTCCTTCCGTGGTCCGGTCGGAGACGGATTCGGCTGTCGCGACAGCGGGGACGGAAACGGGGTGCGGTCGGCCGAGCCAGAAGTGCTGGACGGCATAGCCCGTGGCGAGGACGAGCAGAACGGTCAGACCGAGTACGGCCCGGCGGTCGAGGGCGAGCGCGCCCGGGAGGCGGAACCGCAGGGGCAGTTTCGGCGGGGTGGTGTGGGACACGGCGGCGGGGTTCGGGGTCGGTGGAGCTTCGGGTGGCGGCAGGTCCAGGTCCGACGGAGTGTCGGCCCAGTTGTCGTCGAACGGATCGGAGTCGGCGGGCCACTCCGGAGAGGAAGCGCCTTCCAGCGGGTCGACGCCGTCCCGAATCGACGCTCCGCCGCCGGGAGGATCTCGCTCCGGCGGCGAATCGGCTCTCGATGCCACGGGCGCTTCCGCCCGCACCGGAGCAAGGGGTTCAGCTGTCGCGATCTCTTCGGGTCGGCGTTCCGAGAACGCCGCCGAATCGGACTCCGCGTCGTGCGCCGACCACAGCGGCAGACCGTCTGCGGCAGCTGAAGGCGGTTCGAGTGCGAGGAGGTCGGAGTCGGCAGGCAGGTCTGCCGGGAGGATTCGGTCGAGACGGACCCGGGCGGTTGCGATGGCCAGACGGCGACGGGCTTGGGGGGTGGTGATGGTCCTCATGCCGAGGACAGTAGAACGGTGCTGACGACCCGTCGGAGAATTCGCCCACCCCTGTGGATAACTCCGGCTTGTGGATAACTCTTGTCGCTCGAACGAGTGATTCCAGCGGGGTTCAGTCCGACGATGCGACGATCGGAGAGACCACTACGGCCAGCAATCCGGGGCCGACGTGCGCACCGATCACAGCGCCGACCTCGCTGACGTAGAGCTCTTTCAGCCCGGGCACCCGTTCCCGCAGCCGTTCCGCCAGTGGTTCGGCCCGGTTTTCGGCGGCCAGGTGGTGGACGGTGATGTCCACCGGCCGCTGACCCGCGCGTTCGACGGCGATCTCTTCCAGCCGGGCGATCGCCCGGGAGGCGGTGCGGACCTTCTCCAGCGGCTCGATCCGCCCTCCGGCCAGGTGCAGCAGTGGTTTCACCGCCAGTGCGGAGCCGACCAGTGCCTGAGCGGTTCCGATCCGGCCCCCGCGCCGCAGGTGCTCCAGGGTGTCGACGTAGAAGAAGCTTGCGGTGCCGGCGGCCCGGTCTTCGGCGGCGGCGACCACCCGGTCGAGGTCCACCTCGACGGCGTCGGCATCGGCGTCGACAGCTGCGCCCTGGCCGCCGTCAGTTCCGTCTCCGCCTCCGCCTCCGCCGCCGGACGCCGAACCGGCCCGGGCCGCGTCCAGCGCCTGGGCCGATTCGGCTGCGGCCAGGACGCAGCTGCCCAGGGCCATACCGACCAGTCGGCTGTCGACCACCCGGACTGGGATCGAAACCTCGGCGGCGGCCAGTTGGGCGGCCTCCGCGGTGCCGGAGAGCTCGGCCGACAGGTGGATGGAGACGATGCCGCGTGCACCGGCTTCGGCGGCCGCCCGGTAGGCGGCGGCGAAGGTCTCGGGGCTGGGGCGGGAAGTCGTCACCCGCTGCTTGGAGCGCAGGGCCTCCGCGACGTCCTTCGGGGAAATCTCGACGCCTTCCGCGAAGACCTCGTCACCCACCGCGACGCTGAGCGGGACCACCCTGATGCGGTGCCGGTCCACTGCCTGCTGGGGCAGATACGCGGTGGAATCCGTGACAAGTGCGAGGTGGCCGGGCATGTGCCGGAGGTTACCCGCCACGGGGCCGAGAAGACAGCGCTCGTTATTCGGTGGTTTGCTCCTCAGGGGGTGGGGTAATTTCTCCGCACACGGAAAGCGACCGTCTCGTGACGCGGGGTCAGGGGCGGTTGGGTCCTGCCGGGTTCGGCTTGCGGAGGCGGTCGGCGAGGCGGGAGAGCGGCTCGGCGGCCAACCCCAGCAGTTCCTCGGCACTGGTCGGGCGGCCGGAGCCGAGTCCCTTGCGGCGGTCGACGGGCTCCTCCGCAGAGGCGGCGGTGCCCGGGGAGTCCGTTCCGTCGGCGGGGGCCGAGGCGGTGCCGAGGCCGTCAGCGGCAGTGGGCTCGGCGGGGGTCCAGTGGCGCAGAGCACCGGCCTCGTCCTGGCACTCCTTGCCGAGGCGGGCGAGCTCGTCGTCGGCGAAGCGGCGCATCCGGTCCTGGGCGGCCCAGCGCAGGGAGTCCGCGGAGTGGGTGATCCGCTCAGTGCGCTCGCGCAGTTCGGGGAGTTTGGCGGCGACCCGGCTGTTCTGCGGCTCGCGCTCCAGCATGCGGAGTTCGGAGTCGAGTTCCGCGGCGTGCGAGTCGAGGCGGGCGAGCAGTTGGAGCGCGTCGCCGAGTTGGCCGTCCTGCGGGAGGCCGGACTCCAGGACCTGGCGGGTGGAGTCCAGGGCGGTGCGCAGGGACAGCCGGAGCGCAGCGATCCGGCCCTGCTCCCCCGGCCTGGTGATGCTCTTCGCCTTCAGGGCCGCGTTCTCCACCGCCCGCTGGGCGTTGGCGCTGTGTCGGTCGACCTTGGCCGCCACCGCCTTCGCCGCCTTCACCGTTCCGACCACGGCCATCACCAGCAGCGCCACCCCGAACAGCGCGACCACTACACCGAGCGCTTCCATCAGGAGCCCACCTTCCGCCCGTGACCGGCCCTGGACCGCCCGGTGCGGTCCGCGCGTCCGCCGGAACCTCCACCGTAGCCCGGAGCGGCGACCGACAGCAGGTCGCGGGCATGCCTCAGGCCCGAGATCAGGGACAGCTCAGGGATGTCCCCAAGCGATCTCCCTTACTCCCGGACGGTGTCCGCACCCTGCGGCCCAGGTCGGACCCGTTGCCCGGCCTGCATTCGAAGGCCACATCCGAAGGCCACCCACGAGGGCCGCATCCGAAGAGCACGCACGAAAACCACGCACGAAGAACGGAGCCACCTTGTTCGCACTTCTCCGACTGCCGGCCCGCCCGTACCCGTGGACGGTAAAGGGCCGGCCACCCCGCGGCGGGAGTGACCGGCCCGATCCGGCCGACAGCGGGTCGGCCCGGGTCTCGTCAGGCAGTGACGATGTTCACCAGCTTCGGCGCACGGGCGATGACCTTGCGCACCTCCGCGCCGCCGACGGCCGCGACCACGGCCGGGTCGGCCAGGGCCAGCGCCTCCAGCTCGGCGTCCGAGATCGACGGCGAGACCTCCAGGCGGGCCTTGACCTTGCCCTTGATCTGCACGACGCAGGTCACCGTCTCGTCGACCACGTACGCCGGGTCCGCGACCGGGTAGTCCGCGAAGGCCAGCGACTCCTCGTGGCCCAGGCGGCGCCACAGCTCCTCGGCGATGTGCGGCGCCAGCGGGGCGACCAGCAGGACGATCCGCTCGGCGACCGAACGCGGCGTGGAGCCGCGCTTCACCAGGAAGTTGTTCAGCTCGATGGCCTTGGCCACGGCGGTGTTGAACCGCATGCCGGCCATGTCGCCGCGGATGCCGTCGATCGCCTTGTGCAGCGCGCGCAGCGTCGCCTCGTCCGGCTCCTCCTCGGTCACCACCAGCTCGCCGGTGACCTCCGAGACGATGTTGCGCCACAGCCGCTGCAGGAAGCGGTAGGAGCCGATCACGGCCCGGGCGTCCCAGGGGCGGGAGACGTCCAGCGGGCCCATCGACATCTCGTACAGGCGCAGCGTGTCCGCGCCGTACTCGTCGGCGAACTCGTCCGGGGCGATCGCGTTCTTCAGCGACTTGCCCATCTTGCCCGCCTCGCGGCGGACCTGCTCGCCGTTCCAGAAGAACTCGTCGCCGATCTCCTCGACCTCGGCCGCGGGCACCGGGAAGCCACGGTCGTCGCGGTAGACGTCGGCGGTGATCATGCCCTGGTTGAACAGCTTGTGGAACGGCTCGACCGAGGAGACGTAGCCCAGGTCGTGCAGCACCTTGTGCCAGAACCGGGCGTACAGCAGGTGCAGCACCGCGTGCTCGGCGCCGCCGACGTACAGGTCGACGCCACCGGCCGGCTTCTCGGCGGTCGGGCCCATCCAGTAGGACTCGTTGGCCGGGTCGACCACTGCGGAGGAGTTGACCGGGTCGATGTAGCGCAGCTCGTACCAGCACGAACCTGCCCAGTTGGGCATGGTGTTGGTCTCGCGGCGGTAGGTCTTGACGCCGTCGCCCAGGTCCAGTTCGACGTTGACCCAGTCCTCGTTGCGGGACAGCGGGGTCTTCGGCGAGGAGGTGGCGTCGTCGGGGTCGTAGGTGTGCGGCGAGTAGTCGTCCACCTGGGGAACCTCGACCGGCAGCATCGACTCGGGCAGCGCGTGCATCGCGCCGGTCTCGTCGTAGACGATCGGGAAGGGCTCGCCCCAGTACCGCTGGCGGCTGAACAGCCAGTCGCGCAGGCGGTAGTTGACGGTGCCTTCGCCGATGCCCCGCTCGCCCAGCCAGGCGGTGACGCGGGCCTTGGCGTCGACCACGGACAGGCCGTTCAGCGACAGGCCGTCGCGCTCGGAGTTGACCAGCACCGAGTCGTAGGTGTCGAAGGCGTCGTCCCAGGTGTGCGGGTCCTCGCCGCGGCCGTCGGTCGGCCGCACGACGCAGCGCATCGGCAGGTTGAACGCCTGCGCGAAGGCGAAGTCGCGGCTGTCGTGCGCCGGGACGGCCATGATCGCGCCGGTGCCGTAGCCCATCAGCACGTAGTCGGCGATGAACACCGGGATCTGCTCGCCGCTGACGGGGTTGACCGCGAAGGCGCCGGTGAACACGCCGGTCTTCACCTTGGCGTCGGCCTGGCGCTCCACGTCGGACTTGGCCGCGGCCGCGGCCCGGTAGGCGGCGACGGCGTCGGCCGGGCCGACGGCGCCGCCGGTCCACTCGTCGCGGGTGCCGGCCGGCCACTCGGCGGGGACGATCGTGTCGACCAGGGCGTGTTCGGGGGCCAGCACCATGTAGGTGGCGCCGAACAGGGTGTCGGGGCGGGTGGTGAAGACGGTGACGGTGTCGCCGCCGACCGCGAAGTCCACCCGGGCGCCCTCGGAGCGGCCGATCCAGTTGCGCTGCTGCAGCTTGATCGCCTCGGGCCAGTCCAGCAGGTCCAGGTCGTTGATCAGGCGGTCCGCGTAGGCGGTGATGCGCATCATCCACTGGCGCAGGTTCGACTTGAACACCGGGAAGTTGCCGCGCTCGGAGCGGCCGTCCGCGGTGACCTCCTCGTTGGCCAGCACGGTGCCCAGGCCGGGGCACCAGTTGACCGGCACCTCCTTGGAGTAGGCCAGCCGGTACTCGCCCAGCACCTCGTCGCGCTCGACGCCGGACAGTTCGGCCCAGGCGCGGCCACCGGGCACCTCACGCTCGCCGGACTCGAACTCGGCGACCAGCTCGGCGATCGGACGGGCCTTGCCGGCGGCCTCGTCGTACCAGGAGTTGAAAATCTGCAGGAAGATCCACTGGGTCCAGCGGTAGTACTCGGGGTCGATCGTGGAGATCGACCGGCGCGAGTCGTGGCCCAGGCCCAGCCGGCGCAGCTGCTGGCGCATGTTGGCGATGTTGTCCTCGGTGGACACCCGCGGGTGCACGCCGTGCTGCACCGCGTACTGCTCGGCGGGCAGGCCGAAGGCGTCGTAGCCCAGGGTGTGCAGGACGTTGTGCCCGTTCATCCGCTGGAAGCGGGCGTAGACGTCGGTGGCGATGTAGCCCAGCGGGTGTCCGACGTGCAGGCCCGAGCCCGACGGGTACGGGAACATGTCCATGATGAAGCTGTGGGGCTTCGCGGCGACGGGCGAGCCGTCGGCCAGCGGGCCGGTCGGGTTGGGGGCGTTGAACGTCCCCTCCTTCTCCCACAGGTCCTGCCAGCGGGACTCGATCTCGGCGGCCAGCGCGGCGCCGTAGCGGAAAGGCTCGGTGGCGGCTTCGGCCGCGCCGGAAGCGGGGGTCGTCTCGCTCATGGTCCTTCAGGCTCCATCGTCATCAGTCAGCGAACAGGCCGTAGAAAGCAGAAAACCCCTCCGCAGGAGGGGACGCCACGCCGACTCCGGCCGTCAAGCCGGTCCTGGTCAGCGCGGCCGGCTAAGAAGCAGGCGCACAGTTCGCATGGGCTCAGGGTACCGCACCCCTTCAACCCGCTTTCGCGCCACCGCGTCAATCCCCCGGCCACACAACCTGGCCCGCCGCGTCCCCACCGGCCGCACGCCCCGGCCCC
This is a stretch of genomic DNA from Kitasatospora fiedleri. It encodes these proteins:
- the holA gene encoding DNA polymerase III subunit delta encodes the protein MARKSAPDDLLAPLTVAVGQEELLLDRAVAEVVAAARAADPDTDVRDLAQGALQPGQLAELTTPSLFAERKVIVVRAAQDLSVDSVKEVKAYLESPAEEVIMVLVHAGGAKGKGLLDAAKKAGAREVACAKLTKASEKLAFIRNEFRTLGRAANPEACQALLDSLGSDLRELSAACSQLTADIEGPIDEAAVAKYYSGRAEATGFEVADLAVTGRAAEALERLRWALAVGQPPTGITYALASGVRSIGRLASAGRNMRPADLARELGMPPWKVDRVRQQMRGWTGDGVAAALTAVAQADAAVKGGSDDPAYALERAVVAVARASRAGSRPY
- a CDS encoding ComEC/Rec2 family competence protein, whose amino-acid sequence is MLLLAALVAAPASLVLLATKGPRRSIHRLTAAVLLTAAAAATTTVLHTADLHRGPLPALARPAAPPAAVGQRVNGDGQGAAEQPVDEKPAHPEITVELTVTGDPKQHGSHTQGSSLSRPTLTISALVTRVRAAPRPRGGSPPPPIATRTPVTLLVRSQDDYPWRQLTPSTELELRAEVLPERPPTAGAAGGRSRSDSAALLVPQGQPRVIAPPNLPQRLAAHLRKGLRDACDHLPPDTRGLLPGLVVGDVSRLPDDLADAFRATDLGHLVAVSGANLAIVLAVLVGGTPSEPDAPGRGGLAGLLGLSFRTTALLGTALTLAFVTVCRPDPSVLRAGATGLIGLLALATGRPRRGVPALAGAVLILILVDPYLARSYGFLLSVLATAGLLVLGPRWTAALRARRWPHHLAAAVGATAAAQAFCSPVTVLLAPRVSLVGVPCNLLAEIAVAPATLLGFGALTVAPFSKGTAEFLTDLAALPVGWLAAVARRGAELPGAELAWPAGTFGAALLVVVIVSLAWAVPPLLAGRQSRHRRTRVLVALVVALLLPLVLLRPPSVVRLATGWPASGWRLAMCDIGQGDMTVLPVGPGTAVVVDAGPDPKTADACLRGLGVTRIPLLLLTHFHADHAEGIPGVLRGRSVGAIEVTTSDESDGERSRVLRWAAGGGIPVVHARRGERRSAGAELTWEVLWPTSPPASDAEGPNNSSIAILAVLGPPTAPLRVALLGDLEPPAQSALLALGVPPLSPMAKSSSSLLEPGGGASNPLESTVIEGEVPAGGGAGAGLGTIRSGPGPPGVGRVDVLKVAHHGSANQDWSLMAALRPRLALISCGVGNPYGHPASQTVAGLKALGATVVRTDSSGDIAVLGDSRDLAVATHPHPVHG
- a CDS encoding ComEA family DNA-binding protein; the encoded protein is MRTITTPQARRRLAIATARVRLDRILPADLPADSDLLALEPPSAAADGLPLWSAHDAESDSAAFSERRPEEIATAEPLAPVRAEAPVASRADSPPERDPPGGGASIRDGVDPLEGASSPEWPADSDPFDDNWADTPSDLDLPPPEAPPTPNPAAVSHTTPPKLPLRFRLPGALALDRRAVLGLTVLLVLATGYAVQHFWLGRPHPVSVPAVATAESVSDRTTEGAAVLQPTGPPLVIDIAGKVQHPGLRTLPAGSRVADALAAAGGPLPDTDTSLLNLARPLTDGEQILVGTDPLPGSAATGEAPAGPVSLNRAGADQLDTLPGVGPALAQRILQYRLAHGPFQSVDQLRQVPGIGPRKYEDLKPLLTL
- a CDS encoding DegV family protein — protein: MPGHLALVTDSTAYLPQQAVDRHRIRVVPLSVAVGDEVFAEGVEISPKDVAEALRSKQRVTTSRPSPETFAAAYRAAAEAGARGIVSIHLSAELSGTAEAAQLAAAEVSIPVRVVDSRLVGMALGSCVLAAAESAQALDAARAGSASGGGGGGGDGTDGGQGAAVDADADAVEVDLDRVVAAAEDRAAGTASFFYVDTLEHLRRGGRIGTAQALVGSALAVKPLLHLAGGRIEPLEKVRTASRAIARLEEIAVERAGQRPVDITVHHLAAENRAEPLAERLRERVPGLKELYVSEVGAVIGAHVGPGLLAVVVSPIVASSD
- the leuS gene encoding leucine--tRNA ligase produces the protein MSETTPASGAAEAATEPFRYGAALAAEIESRWQDLWEKEGTFNAPNPTGPLADGSPVAAKPHSFIMDMFPYPSGSGLHVGHPLGYIATDVYARFQRMNGHNVLHTLGYDAFGLPAEQYAVQHGVHPRVSTEDNIANMRQQLRRLGLGHDSRRSISTIDPEYYRWTQWIFLQIFNSWYDEAAGKARPIAELVAEFESGEREVPGGRAWAELSGVERDEVLGEYRLAYSKEVPVNWCPGLGTVLANEEVTADGRSERGNFPVFKSNLRQWMMRITAYADRLINDLDLLDWPEAIKLQQRNWIGRSEGARVDFAVGGDTVTVFTTRPDTLFGATYMVLAPEHALVDTIVPAEWPAGTRDEWTGGAVGPADAVAAYRAAAAAKSDVERQADAKVKTGVFTGAFAVNPVSGEQIPVFIADYVLMGYGTGAIMAVPAHDSRDFAFAQAFNLPMRCVVRPTDGRGEDPHTWDDAFDTYDSVLVNSERDGLSLNGLSVVDAKARVTAWLGERGIGEGTVNYRLRDWLFSRQRYWGEPFPIVYDETGAMHALPESMLPVEVPQVDDYSPHTYDPDDATSSPKTPLSRNEDWVNVELDLGDGVKTYRRETNTMPNWAGSCWYELRYIDPVNSSAVVDPANESYWMGPTAEKPAGGVDLYVGGAEHAVLHLLYARFWHKVLHDLGYVSSVEPFHKLFNQGMITADVYRDDRGFPVPAAEVEEIGDEFFWNGEQVRREAGKMGKSLKNAIAPDEFADEYGADTLRLYEMSMGPLDVSRPWDARAVIGSYRFLQRLWRNIVSEVTGELVVTEEEPDEATLRALHKAIDGIRGDMAGMRFNTAVAKAIELNNFLVKRGSTPRSVAERIVLLVAPLAPHIAEELWRRLGHEESLAFADYPVADPAYVVDETVTCVVQIKGKVKARLEVSPSISDAELEALALADPAVVAAVGGAEVRKVIARAPKLVNIVTA